From Pyrenophora tritici-repentis strain M4 chromosome 1, whole genome shotgun sequence, the proteins below share one genomic window:
- a CDS encoding UPF0546 multi-domain protein encodes MDPDTPIANDAQPSIFRWILGFLIVGACWGLTTPFMRKAAMNYTPPQRPALTDPNNSWLKKKVLGVLYAVIGVLSRPAYAIPLLLNVTGSVWFFILIGKAELSLTVPITNSLAFMFTVLGEWWAEKKVISRDTWIGMAFVLGGIGLCVQSKTS; translated from the exons ATGGATCCCGACACGCCCATAGCCAACGACGCCCAACCGTCCATCTTCCGCTGGATCCTCGGCTTTCTAATCGTGGGCGCATGCTGGGGACTTACGACACCGTTTATGCGCAAAGCTGCCAT GAACTACACGCCTCCCCAACGCCCCGCCCTCACCGATCCAAACAACTCTTGGCTGAAGAAGAAAGTTCTCGGCGTCCTCTATGCTGTCATTGGTGTCTTGAGTAGACCCGCTTACGCTATTCCACTCCTGCTCAATGTAACGGGCAGCGTGTGGTTCTTCATACTGATCGGAAAAGCCGAGCTGAGTCTTACTGTGCCCATCACAAACTCGCTCGCATTCATGTTCACAGTGCTGGGAGAGTGGTGGGCGGAGAAAAAGGTCATAAGCCGAG ATACATGGATTGGAATGGCATTCGTCCTTGGGGGTATCGGCCTATGTGTACAGAGCAAGACCTCATAG
- a CDS encoding DUF1295 domain protein translates to MPDPRTYIDMALPLVKTLPECADYFKTVEPFIPQLYELPAKVAAHITDAQALKELYLNTNPLISSLAFAAMFLPPIVLVLSEINKNYSQIDRLWSLLPAFYNIHYAVWAHLNGLPTMKLDHVMAVSIIWSARLTFNYWRKGGYQVGSEDYRWIIVKDYIGGPAMFVFNMTFISLYQSILLWLLTAPTYVLLLASRISGNGVTSYDTLFGRGMLVLVVLEFFADQAQWNFYKARGAYHKTAKVPSEYKYTREQLDRGFNTTGLFAWSRHPNFAAEQAFWVALYQWGCLETETYANWAGVGALAYLLLFQGSTWLTELLSAGKYPEYKVYQERVGRFLPNFRTKSMDAPLNDKEQKKVNNAKAGKGAIKTK, encoded by the exons ATGCCCGACCCACGTACCTACATCGATATGGCGCTGCCACTCGTCAAGACGCTGCCCGAATGTGCCGATTACTTCAAGACGGTGGAGCCGTTCATCCCGCAACTCTACGAGCTCCCGGCCAAGGTTGCAGCTCACATTACCGATGCGCAGGCGTTGAAGGAGCTCTATCTCAATACGAATCCGCTCATCTCATCGCTGGCGTTTGCCGCCATGTTCCTTCCGCCCATCGTGCTCGTCCTTTCCGAAATCAACAAGAACTATTCTCAGATTGACCGTCTGTGGAGCTTGCTACCTGCGTTTTACAATATACACTACGCCGTATGGGCGCACCTCAATGGCCTACCGACAATGAAGCTCGATCACGTCATGGCAGTATCCATCATCTGGAGCGCTCGCTTGACCTTCAATTACTGGCGCAAAGGCGGGTACCAGGTGGGCAGCGAGGATTACAGGTGGATCATTGTAAAGGACTACATTGGAGGGCCGGCCATGTTTGTATTCAATATGACCTTCATCTCGCTCTACCAGAGT ATCCTCCTCTGGCTACTCACCGCGCCCACATACGTCCTACTTCTTGCCTCGCGTATCAGTGGCAATGGTGTTACCTCATACGATACCCTTTTCGGTCGCGGCATGCTCGTTCTCGTCGTCTTGGAATTCTTTGCCGACCAAGCACAATGGAACTTTTACAAGGCAAGAGGTGCATACCATAAGACAGCCAAGGTGCCGTCTGAGTACAAGTACACTCGGGAGCAGCTCGATCGCGGCTTCAACACCACCGGACTCTTCGCCTGGTCGCGCCACCCCAACTTCGCTGCCGAGCAGGCCTTCTGGGTGGCTCTATACCAATGGGGCTGCTTGGAGACCGAGACGTACGCCAATTGGGCCGGTGTAGGTGCTCTTGCATACCTGCTCCTTTTCCAGGGCAGCACGTGGCTCACTGAATTGTTGAGTGCGGGCAAATATCCGGAGTACAAGGTATACCAAGAGCGCGTGGGCAGGTTCCTCCCCAACTTTAGGACCAAGAGTATGGATGCGCCGCTCAACGATAAGGAGCAGAAAAAGGTCAACAACGCAAAGGCAGGCAAGGGCGCAATCAAGACTAAATAG
- a CDS encoding Nucleosome binding factor SPN, SPT16 subunit has product MAAIAHKPVSNIAMAFGRQDSGHATSTGTLPTPPSSISPTLPAQKRRPMPVAGRVQTPDESMDIDLQDAVEHAAAQDQPSALSKEALAGLDATRQITALMLAKHHLPDIIVGHGAMPIREMMAHLTQAVPGFSGLPPAKARRLVVAALEHRAGGGLHGEVKFEKVGWGRWSVAGSSSQARGMPIGGKRSGNGRTPPASVDSIGGSPHISKLRQERDVYSGSWNAGSWSPHRQGDDEDMADKMSLDDSEGSTDSDSASDMDLEEELNDDTDQEDWANMDPEALRETRCGPRREHRDYNYLSRTQTSNPRYRSISAQAHSLPQPHAGTPTFKYFLTVPNASRGNHVVNAGNSSTSHIFDASTGVAGSGAERDAIEALIAMGSM; this is encoded by the coding sequence ATGGCTGCTATCGCCCACAAGCCCGTGTCCAACATCGCCATGGCCTTTGGGCGCCAGGATAGTGGCCATGCTACCTCGACCGGCACCCTCCCCACGCCCCCGAGCTCCATCTCCCCGACGCTGCCTGCGCAGAAACGGCGCCCCATGCCCGTGGCTGGGCGCGTACAGACACCGGACGAGTCCATGGATATCGACCTACAAGATGCTGTAGAGCACGCGGCAGCGCAGGACCAGCCCTCGGCCCTGTCCAAGGAGGCGCTGGCAGGCCTGGATGCGACACGTCAGATTACAGCGCTGATGCTGGCCAAGCACCACCTGCCGGACATCATCGTCGGCCACGGCGCCATGCCCATCCGCGAAATGATGGCGCATCTGACACAGGCGGTCCCGGGCTTCTCCGGACTTCCCCCTGCAAAGGCGCGCAGGTTAGTCGTCGCTGCGCTGGAACATCGCGCTGGCGGCGGTCTCCACGGGGAGGTCAAGTTTGAGAAGGTCGGCTGGGGGCGCTGGAGCGTAGCCGGCTCTTCGTCCCAGGCCCGAGGGATGCCCATCGGTGGCAAGCGCTCTGGAAACGGGCGGACACCACCGGCGAGTGTCGATAGCATAGGGGGCAGTCCTCACATCTCCAAGCTGCGACAAGAACGCGACGTCTACTCTGGCAGCTGGAACGCTGGCTCGTGGTCGCCCCATCGCCAGGGCGATGACGAGGACATGGCCGACAAGATGTCGCTGGACGACTCTGAAGGCAGCACCGACTCCGACTCGGCCTCGGATATGGATTTAGAAGAAGAACTAAACGACGACACCGACCAGGAAGATTGGGCAAATATGGACCCTGAAGCTCTTCGCGAGACCCGCTGCGGACCGCGCCGAGAACACCGCGATTACAACTATCTAAGCCGAACGCAGACCAGCAACCCGCGCTACCGGAGCATATCCGCCCAGGCCCACTCTCTGCCTCAGCCTCACGCCGGCACACCTACATTCAAATATTTCCTTACTGTTCCTAATGCATCCCGTGGCAATCACGTCGTGAACGCGGGCAACTCTTCGACCTCTCATATTTTTGATGCATCTACTGGTGTTGCTGGATCCGGTGCTGAACGCGACGCCATCGAGGCCCTTATCGCCATGGGCTCCATGTAA
- a CDS encoding phytanoyl-CoA dioxygenase family protein: MTAETVQGLTPEQLAFFNENGYLLIPDALSQDTVKQLLEDTNKMLNEFPLDEHPMTKFSTGGEDGADHVGDSYFLESGDKVRFFFEEDAFDKSGSLTKPKHRAINKIGHYLHELSPSFRSISLSAQNAAIASSLGFRDPRVLQSMVICKQPEIGGAVPPHQDSTFLYTDPPSAVGWWYALEDATKENGCLSFAAGSHKRAAIEKRFVRTGNGTGFIDNDGSKFPKSMTPEINGEKEYEMVEKEERYDIGEVKAGTLVLIHGNILHKSEKNTSEKSRNIYTFHVIEGEEKYDERNWLQPPEKGFSRLSQGKTSTNVANGTDATNRLAKDW, from the exons ATGACTGCGGAAACTGTACAAGGGCTCACACCAGAGCAACTGGCGTTTTTCAATGAGAATGGTTATCTGTTGATACCAGATGCGCTATCGCAAGATACTGTGAAGCAGCTCTTGGAAGACACCAACAAGATGCTCAACGAATTCCCATTGGACGAACATCCCATGACCAAGTTCTCGACTGGTGGTGAAGACGGTGCAGATCATGTAGGGGACAGCTACTTCCTGGAATCCGGGGACAAAGTGCGTTTCTTCTTCGAAGAAG ACGCCTTCGACAAATCCGGATCTCTGACAAAGCCCAAACACAGAGCGATAAACAAAATCGGCCATTATCTTCACGAGCTATCTCCATCCTTTCGCAGCATCTCCCTCTCCGCTCAGAATGCTGCCATAGCTTCCTCGCTCGGCTTCCGCGACCCGCGTGTCCTACAGTCCATGGTCATCTGCAAACAACCTGAAATAGGCGGTGCGGTACCACCACACCAAGATAGCACCTTTTTGTATACAGACCCGCCGAGTGCGGTAGGCTGGTGGTATGCGCTCGAAGACGCGACCAAGGAGAACGGATGTCTGAGTTTCGCTGCCGGTAGTCACAAGCGCGCTGCTATCGAGAAGAGGTTTGTCAGAACTGGCAACGGGACTGGATTCATCGACAATGATGGTTCCAAGTTCCCAAAGAGCATGACCCCAGAGATAAACGGCGAGAAAGAGTATGAGATGgtggagaaggaggagaggTACGATATCGGGGAGGTCAAGGCTGGAACGCTGGTCTTGATTCATGGCAACATTCTGCACAAGAGCGAGAAGAACACCAGCGAGAAGAGCAGGAACATCTACACATTCCACGTTattgagggcgaggagaagTATGACGAGCGAAACTGGCTGCAGCCGCCAGAGAAGGGTTTTTCCAGATTATCGCAGGGGAAGACGTCGACGAACGTCGCGAATGGAACAGACGCGACTAATAGACTTGCAAAGGACTGGTAG
- a CDS encoding serine carboxypeptidase has protein sequence MKTAIASILVLASAVLAGPDLSVNTGRSIGNLITGNSLQLGKRQSSVKDSLTGNNTDPGIGYFEQPIDHNNPSLGTFKIRYLWSNEHWKGPGSPIVVFTPGQANISSYYAIFDKFNETLMYQNTAQLAYEVGAALVLVENRYYGESSPYEELTTANLQYLNQDQVMHDLVNFAKNAKLPFSPNSTASNVPWILTGGSYSGAVATYVADKLPGTYWAYYTSSAVVQSQDEFWKANLAFQKYGPKNCTKDVAAVVGHIDQVFSRGIESEKVAIKTMFGMKNLTHDYDFLQVLAGDPALWAGQKLYYRTEAENRDFNDIYKWCDAIEGAWDTVTQNYTNATLPGAEGVGMQKALKNWAGWWTNVLLPTYCLDRFGSYYPGLYEENSTYCLESVDPNDPFFTDLRVRNPWVRQSWWMQCNEAAYTWAGAPKGVPTVASSLLTVAEFTRICKKLFPTGPKGEKVGRRTQDQYNAHFGGWNIKGTKRLLHVNGEMDYWLPATFAAPQRPGGPLQSTPEVPTWVIPGGLHCTDFNMWDEGRYNKDVLRVTGEVRAQLRKWISEWPGYHGKIPSI, from the coding sequence ATGAAGACTGCCATTGCGTCGATCCTTGTGCTGGCTTCGGCTGTCCTTGCGGGCCCTGATTTGTCCGTAAACACTGGGCGTTCTATCGGAAATCTAATCACAGGCAATTCGCTACAGCTTGGAAAGAGACAGAGTTCCGTGAAGGATTCACTTACAGGCAACAATACCGATCCGGGTATCGGCTACTTCGAGCAGCCAATAGATCACAACAACCCCAGCCTTGGAACATTCAAGATACGATATCTTTGGAGTAATGAGCATTGGAAAGGCCCAGGTTCTCCAATCGTCGTCTTCACCCCTGGCCAGGCCAATATATCCAGCTACTATGCCATTTTCGACAAGTTCAACGAGACCTTGATGTACCAAAACACCGCCCAGCTAGCCTACGAAGTCGGTGCCGCTTTGGTGCTTGTTGAGAATCGATACTATGGCGAGTCTTCGCCGTACGAGGAGTTGACTACTGCAAACCTACAGTACTTGAATCAAGACCAAGTCATGCACGACTTGGTCAACTTCGCCAAAAACGCCAAGTTACCATTCAGTCCTAACAGCACCGCTTCCAACGTCCCCTGGATTCTTACTGGCGGCTCATACTCCGGTGCTGTGGCTACCTATGTTGCTGACAAGCTCCCTGGTACCTACTGGGCTTACTACACCTCCAGTGCTGTGGTGCAGTCTCAGGATGAGTTTTGGAAAGCAAACTTGGCTTTCCAGAAGTATGGGCCGAAGAATTGCACAAAAGACGTTGCGGCCGTTGTCGGTCACATTGACCAAGTCTTCTCACGTGGCATCGAGAGCGAAAAAGTCGCCATCAAAACCATGTTTGGCATGAAAAACCTCACACACGACTATGACTTTCTCCAGGTCCTTGCCGGTGATCCAGCATTGTGGGCTGGCCAGAAATTGTACTATAGAACAGAAGCAGAAAACCGGGACTTCAATGACATATACAAATGGTGTGATGCCATCGAAGGTGCTTGGGATACAGTCACACAAAATTACACCAACGCTACCCTTCCTGGTGCTGAAGGTGTAGGCATGCAGAAAGCGCTCAAAAACTGGGCAGGCTGGTGGACAAATGTCTTGCTCCCCACTTACTGCTTGGATAGATTTGGAAGTTATTACCCTGGACTTTACGAGGAGAACAGTACCTACTGTCTCGAGTCGGTCGACCCTAATGATCCGTTTTTCACCGACTTGAGGGTTCGAAATCCCTGGGTTCGACAATCTTGGTGGATGCAATGTAACGAGGCTGCGTATACATGGGCGGGTGCACCCAAAGGAGTCCCCACCGTCGCCAGCAGTCTGCTCACAGTTGCTGAATTCACCAGAATATGCAAGAAATTGTTTCCCACAGGGCCCAAAGGGGAGAAGGTTGGCAGGCGCACGCAAGACCAGTACAACGCCCACTTTGGCGGGTGGAACATCAAAGGCACCAAGCGACTGCTTCATGTTAATGGCGAAATGGACTACTGGTTACCGGCTACTTTTGCGGCTCCCCAACGACCCGGCGGTCCTCTACAGAGCACACCTGAAGTTCCTACGTGGGTCATTCCGGGCGGGCTGCATTGTACTGATTTCAACATGTGGGATGAAGGTCGTTACAATAAAGATGTTTTAAGGGTAACTGGTGAGGTTCGTGCTCAGCTCAGGAAGTGGATATCTGAATGGCCGGGTTACCACGGGAAGATACCATCGATATAG
- a CDS encoding PLDc-2 domain containing protein, translated as MLPTTRTPRSRFDEPFISALDAAAPENANDDPSYYARYPRSLLTTSNLETFVTGTGSAIYDSLVPLFESTSHELILVTCFWAQSSTLQTLNDVLRRLSDKAIRRGTEKIRVRLCFSSSSILQKLFHKQTTAGQTYDSSSWVKKLGLPDASDLHGLDLDIKSIFILPFSVMHPKFIIVDRKTVVLPSCNISWEEWFEGAISLTGPVVDQFLKFYRTFWEQRLDDPTVLEAVNHASIKEDPALKSFVHLSAPDIHTVFLPSPHRRNPQFYFFGLQGDVKAPPTPLNVFILTLFDKAEKSIRIQTPNFTSPPVLSAILRALARGIDVRILTSERLMILEQLVTAGTTTSRCINGLIKRYRKLSSDILQATDEESPMAAFRPGSLHISYFDAIGGPRSRGREGGEPQQSHLKMTIVDDEVLVLGSGNLDRASWFTSQELGVAFFDKDVALKVKSAVDAGIEGRSRVVFDSEVLH; from the coding sequence ATGCTGCCGACTACACGTACCCCCAGGTCCCGTTTCGACGAACCGTTCATATCCGCGCTGGATGCTGCTGCACCAGAGAACGCCAACGATGATCCCAGCTACTACGCCCGCTATCCGCGCTCGCTTCTCACCACATCGAATCTCGAAACATTTGTGACTGGTACCGGGTCCGCTATCTACGATTCTCTTGTGCCGCTCTTTGAATCCACTAGCCACGAGCTTATTCTCGTCACCTGTTTCTGGGCTCAGTCATCAACACTACAAACACTAAATGACGTACTTCGAAGACTTTCTGACAAAGCTATTCGGAGAGGCACTGAGAAAATCAGGGTTAGGCTATGCTTCTCTTCCAGCTCAATCTTGCAAAAGCTATTCCACAAGCAGACCACCGCAGGCCAAACCTACGACTCCTCGTCCTGGGTGAAGAAGCTGGGTCTACCTGATGCTTCCGATCTCCATGGACTGGATTTAGATATCAAGTCCATTTTCATCTTGCCGTTTAGCGTCATGCATCCCAAATTCATCATTGTGGACCGAAAGACGGTTGTACTGCCGAGTTGTAACATTAGCTGGGAAGAGTGGTTCGAGGGTGCCATTTCTCTCACAGGACCAGTGGTTGACCAGTTTCTCAAGTTCTACCGTACCTTTTGGGAACAACGACTGGATGACCCTACTGTTCTTGAAGCTGTAAACCATGCTTCCATCAAAGAGGATCCCGCGCTCAAGTCGTTTGTGCATCTCTCAGCTCCAGACATACACACAGTCTTCTTGCCCAGTCCGCATCGTCGGAACCCGCAATTCTACTTTTTCGGACTACAGGGAGACGTGAAAGCGCCGCCGACGCCGTTGAACGTTTTCATACTCACACTTTTCGACAAGGCAGAAAAGAGCATCCGCATCCAAACACCAAACTTCACTTCGCCACCGGTTCTATCGGCGATACTCAGAGCACTTGCTCGCGGTATTGACGTCCGTATATTGACTTCAGAGCGCCTTATGATACTCGAGCAATTAGTCACGGCAGGAACTACGACATCACGCTGCATCAATGGGCTTATCAAACGCTACCGAAAGCTCTCTTCTGATATACTTCAAGCCACTGATGAAGAGTCACCCATGGCTGCTTTCCGACCCGGTAGCCTTCACATATCGTACTTTGATGCAATTGGAGGACCACGAAGCAGGGGAAGAGAAGGGGGAGAGCCGCAACAGTCCCATCTCAAAATGACCATTGTAGACGATGAAGTGCTTGTCCTGGGCTCTGGAAATCTGGACCGTGCTAGTTGGTTCACGAGCCAAGAGCTTGGTGTTGCATTTTTCGACAAAGACGTGGCACTCAAAGTAAAAAGCGCAGTGGATGCTGGCATCGAAGGGAGGAGTAGAGTTGTGTTCGATAGTGAGGTATTACACTAA
- a CDS encoding Phosphotransferase system cellobiose-specific component IIC: MPVSILPPSAPLPPRRDAKDEDEDSDVEMDDEDLATSTSKAIVTPGEHITSDPQWMRGHGTYIPSIPPSSTTIISTVAGTLQKTNKLLSVQPLRARYQPEIGDLVVGRIVTVGTKKWNVDIAAPMLANLPLSSINLPGGVLRRRTTVDELNIRTFFQEGDLLVAEVQSLHQDGTASLHTRSLKYGKLRNGLFTSLTGAGGGILSRKGGVVRSRRQVFTLNTAAGEIDIVLGVNGYIFISKHITTNADPKEMGINRLDESVTETLYSSQNDDIEPAVMREITRVSTLIWGLVACGAKVDEDMIVKVYEGAVELEAEENSLGGVERGIGAKGIVETVLGRLEAEAQMHLE; the protein is encoded by the coding sequence ATGCCTGTCTCGATCCTACCACCAAGCGCACCTCTCCCTCCACGTCGCGATGCCAAAGATGAGGACGAAGATTCCGATGTTGAGATGGACGATGAAGATCTTGCGACATCCACGTCAAAAGCCATTGTAACACCCGGCGAGCACATCACCAGCGACCCGCAATGGATGCGCGGCCACGGCACTTACATTCCCTCGATCCCACCTTCTTCCACCACGATAATATCTACCGTTGCGGGTACACTTCAAAAGACGAATAAGCTGCTATCAGTACAGCCACTGCGAGCGCGCTACCAGCCCGAGATAGGCGATCTAGTAGTTGGACGTATAGTGACGGTGGGCACAAAGAAATGGAATGTAGACATTGCAGCGCCGATGCTTGCAAACCTTCCTTTGAGTAGTATCAATCTTCCAGGTGGTGTTCTAAGGCGCAGGACAACGGTTGATGAGCTAAACATCCGGACATTCTTCCAGGAAGGCGATTTGCTGGTCGCCGAAGTGCAGAGTTTGCACCAGGACGGGACAGCAAGCTTACACACGCGATCGCTGAAATACGGAAAACTCCGAAACGGCTTGTTCACAAGTTTGACTGGCGCTGGTGGTGGTATACTATCGAGGAAAGGTGGAGTTGTTAGGTCGCGAAGACAGGTCTTTACGCTTAATACAGCTGCGGGAGAGATCGATATTGTGCTCGGCGTCAACGGGTACATATTCATCAGCAAACACATCACAACGAATGCAGATCCTAAGGAAATGGGTATCAATCGACTGGACGAGAGCGTCACCGAGACGCTGTATTCGAGCCAAAACGACGATATCGAGCCGGCAGTCATGCGCGAAATCACGAGAGTCAGCACGCTGATCTGGGGCCTAGTCGCATGTGGTGCCAAGGTCGATGAGGATATGATTGTAAAGGTTTACGAGGGTGCGGTGGAGCTGGAAGCTGAAGAGAATAGTCTGGGCGGTGTCGAGCGGGGAATCGGTGCAAAGGGCATTGTGGAAACCGTACTGGGCCGGCTTGAAGCGGAAGCGCAGATGCATCTTGAATGA